The Salminus brasiliensis chromosome 4, fSalBra1.hap2, whole genome shotgun sequence nucleotide sequence ATAACttctattaattttttttaatgactttaATTTTACAATTTCTGCTCAGCAAATGAGACTTTGGTATGTAAACTGAGGTCATGAGTAGTGGTGTAACAGAACAGCTCAGATCTGATCACTTTTGAGTCACggactggcaaaaaaaaagagaagccgacaaatgtgagacagtaattttagctttcattttttttgtattagtgacttattttgacatggtccaTTTGTGATCTATTGGTTGAGTGGAGCAATTGCCTCTCTCTCGCACCCATGCTTTTTCCCTTTTATTTCCTTCCACAGTAAAAGTTAATCGTGGATTCTGTGGTTCTGATGTTGACCCCCCTGTTTACACTCAGCCCGATACTCCCACGCCTCACACTAACAAAACTCTGCTCTCCCCTCACACACCGACTCCACAGTGATGGTGCAGCAGATGTGTGGCCGTGCTCGATGTGTTGCCTTAtggctcagtgtttacagaccCTAGCAGTTTTATCCACACGCTCCCTCTGTTCACAAGACGGACAGCTGCTCAATCTGCAGCTCTGCGTCCAGACTGAGGGAATTATTACTCTAAGAAGTAACAgcggcagtaaaactgtatctCACACTGCCAAATTTGTGTGCTTCCTGAACCATTGTGGGGGTGATCGGTGTGGCTCACTGATTACCCATGATCCGTTACACCACTGTGAAGACTGAGTCAAAGCATCAAGCCATTATTTCATACCTCTGCTTTGTGCAGGGATTCTGTAACTCAAATACACCCCCTCTAGAGCACTCTCCCAGATCAATATCACTCTACAgtccctttttctttttacagtaAAAGCCTGGCAGTTCATTTCCTACCTAGCGTCTCCGATCCCATCTTCTTCCAGTCAAAAGAAACGTCTTTTGAAACCCTACCATACTATCAGCACAAACTTTTGTTCCCTTTGCCTCTATTGATATTGTAGCATTTCCACCTTTCCATCAAGTCCAGTTCCACAGTTTATTAGTATTAAACAAAGGAGTACAGAAGGTCACAAAAgtttactgaccactgcatggtTTTCCAAAATCATTCACCCCCCGCCCCTAGCCATCAAATCATGCATATTCTCTTTGGAATAATAAACAGGACCTCATGCACTTTCATAAGAACATCTGTCACACCTGTGCTTGGAGACCTTAAACCGTTTCTCCTGTGCTTCACTCTTCTCATCGCCTGACTCTCATATCAATGACAAGTGTGAAAATGGAGGGttcaaaaaggaaaaggaaaaaaagattgTACAATAACACCCTAGTCTTCAGGCTGGCTCTTAAAACCTAAACCTCGCTTCCCCACATTTGAAAAAGCTGCTCTAGTCTGGCGGGAGAAACATGCAGGTGGTCTGCTGAGTTGAGTAGCCACTAAAAGAGCTGCACAGAGAGCCTGATGTGCATTAGTACTGTGGATATCTGACCACAGACTATGAAATGCTTCCATTAACTCCGTAAcagccagagagaaagagagcaggtCAGTCTGTTCGAGTGTCATCCACAAGCAGCCGGCATCGTAATGGACGGAATGAGGCCGCAaagaagaggggaaaaaaaactgtacatagaaaaaaacaaacaaattcaGAGCTGAGAGTAATCCTGCGCAGGGATGAGTACGTGAGAGACTGTGATAGTGGACATTGGAGAACACTAGTGGGTAAAGGTAAACAGGGCCTTGTGTGTACTGGCCTTTTAGGGATAAAAGGGTCCGTTCTGGTGGGGGAAGGATCGCGTTCCAGGCTTCATTTCCGTTTGCTCTTGGTGTCGGTGGTCTGAAACACACTGGAGGCAGACATGAGGTTCTCGATGTACTGCCCCAGAACCTGGTTCTCCGACTTCAGCTTCAGGTTCTCTTCTTTCACCGCATCCACACGAGCAGAGAGatctggaggaagaagaatcaGAATCGAGTTTACTGGTTGAGCACAGTTGAATGGATGCTTGTGAGATCAGGTGTGAAATACCATTGCCTAAGCGTGCTCCAATGCATCATCCATGGCTCTGAAGAGATACGAGTACGTTGTGTTTAAACTAACACAAGCTGGTTTAGCTCTTGTGCATTCGAATACTTCACTGACCCTTCCTTTGCTGTCTGCTTTCCTTGTGCCTGATATCTCTGTATTTCAAGTTCCCATAAAATATACTGGCAGAGCTCACTAGCCCATGCAAACACATGTCTCCAAAATCAACAGAATCATTGAGATGATGTAACCGTCACTGCCAACATGCTTGTTGTCATGGATGTTAAGCAATACATCCGCTGAAAGGCAGTTCAGAGTCATATAACAAACGTTGGACGTTGTGGTAATGTACAGATCACGAAACAGAAGAGAGGCAGATAATAATCTGGCTATAAACGAAGTGAAAGAAATTCCATCATAAGTTTTTCTATTGCCAGAGTTTCTTCTTCATTGTGTCTGTATGGAAGTGGATGTATTGGCTACACTCTCCCCACGGTTTCCAGTGGTACGGCTCCATTCCACCCGTATCAGTAAGCTTTCGGAAAGTGTGCACAAATTCGGAGTATTCATATTTAACGCTGAGTATAAATGAGCCTTTAGTAAAGTACTAGGATGCCGTCTGCATCAGTAGCCGGACCTAAACACTGTctcactgagctccacaatAAGACCATGTTTCACATTTACAGACTGAAACACGACAGTTTAACATTTGGCTTGTAGAGATACTATCTGACCTGCAAAGCCCATCCAGATTACAGGCTGATAACAGGGCGGCAGAGCTCTGCTGGGTGGTCtcaaataactaaataaaatgtattaattgggCCGTTCATCATACAGGTTTTctgtctttaatttttttttttttttactttttgttaaTCGGTTTAAATCTGAACAGATAAGATACAAAAGATACAGCCACAAAAGACAACACACAAAGCAAACTGTCAGTGTCACGCAGAAACCTtctatctccaaaacagcaactttacaagaggaggaaaaaaccttaacttttaatggaagtccaTGCATTACTATTGCATCCAtccattcaatttcttttccgCTTCTGCATGGTCAGGGTCTCGGTGGGTCCACAGCCTGCCAGGGATCACTGGACGCAAGGCAGGAACACCCCCTGGACCGCACACTactcacccacacccacaccaaggggcaatttagcatggccaatCCACTTACCTCgtgtgtttttaaaaggtgGGAGGAGACCTGAGTACTCAGAGGAAACCTCATACACAGTGATTAGAGtgaggatcgaacccacaaccccaggcccctggagctgtgcaacACACGCAGGACACAAAGTAcagaacaactggcagattcacattatgtcaataaatgaaaaactgtGAAAAGGGAGAGTCGCAGGTTTTGCGTGAAAGCGGTGATGTGCAAGACGTCCATAGTGTGTAACGGGAAGAGGGATTAGATCCATTATGCCGCTGCTTGAGCATCACAAACACTCTTCAGAAAGCTATTAAGATTGCCTGAGCGGATCTGAGTCAGGAGTCTAGCGTACAGTCAGCAGACCAGCACTGCCAATCAATACAGAAATGGCAGctgtgttctgaaactgtgctGAACCGGACAAAGACAGCTGGAGCAAACGAGAGACGGCATTTGAGAAATGTTGAAGGTAAAGAACACAATACTAAGGCTGGGAAGCGAATGATACACAACAGGTACAGGACTGAGAGTGGAATTACCATTTACCTTCTAGCGTGTGCTGAAGCTCGAGCACTTGGTTGATGAGCCTTGTCTTCTCCTCCAGTTCAACCTGGTTCTCCATATCTCCTTGGTGGACAAAATGCACATATATACCATATAACACCTTAAAGTATGACAACCCCAATGTAAACCTCCTTAACATAGATGCGTTTGAGTTTACCATCCATGTCACAGTTCATGGCGAAGTATTCGTCCTCTTGTCTGGAGTGCAGAGCTGCAGGACTGTCACCTGAAATCAACACAGTGAAATGTCAGCTCACATAGACAAGCACACATCACTGAATACCCGCTGATTTACTGACGGGTGAAAGTACTGTTCGTTCTGAGAttctacatgtccaaatgtttgtggacaccccttctaatgaatgtattcagctactttaagttgcacccattgctgacatagacgTGCAAATAcagctcatcacacacacagcttgtttagtccctgtagagaagtactgccaacagaataggacccgctggaacagataaacatgaacctattggcatcatgctgcctaatgccaggtgtggcctagaggggtatatagccccccagtattgagctgtggagcagtggaagaactgtgttctctggaatgatggttggtgctccatcaaatacttctgggatgagttggggatgaggtagggtagggatcattcaacatcctgacctcactaacactctggaggctgaatgcaatcacatcctcacagtgctgcacaATACtgtttttccctggacagtggagagttactccatcaaaagcagccggataaactcttttttgaacaccccctcatggacagctgtacacatgcatttctggacaagctgagagatccagaactGGTCTCTGAagggtaaagaagcatgtgggctgagctGGTAGAGTGATATTactggattttacactaatatgactcgggttatgcaGCTTTACACtctctggagagaggttctggtgcagctccaccaaagtcgGAATGGCAGCGACTGAGACGAGCGActgttctccctgttacagtcagtgcaACCTCAGCAGGATTCTGAAGCTGTAACTGAGTTCATGGTACTGAGTACAGGTATCTAGTTACCAAACCcagctagacaaccagtatgacaaaGCTTGACctcactggttgaccagcatgactagcatgaccaaggtggtccACCAGCCACACTAACTTCAAAGGCAGCATACACTATGCTGATCagtagctggttaaccagctggcTTACCAGTATGTTTTCCCCTGGATTACCAGTGTTTTAACCGCCCTGACCATCTAATATTAGCTTAAACcgtctgaaaccagctaccagcaaaatcTCCTTTAAGCTGGACTTTTCAGCAGGGTAATTATTAGAGTCTGCTTGTACAATATGATGTAACTTGTCATTTGAAGTATGTGACAGTCTACGGGTCTTAAGGCTGTGACGAGTACTCGTCCCAGAAACGTGTGTTTGGTTGGGCATGTTCgaagaccagctaaaccatcaaactcaaaacaaaacacactctTAGCTGGCCAAGCTGTTTATACagaataataaatactgaataataaataaatactgaatatttactgaataattagcagtAACCCCATAAtcaagtactgaataattcacatttATTGAATAGAATTACATCTAGAAGGCACTGAAAAGTTTTTAAAGTGCTTGCAGACTTGCAGTAACTAGTATTTGCTGAATAATTGGTAGATCAGTGTAATTATTACTTGTGgaataattagtaattactcAACAATTAGTAGGTCctgaaaacactgattttccttgaatattgaataattagtatatACTAAATTGGTAGATCAGAGTAATTACTACttgttgaataattagtaggtactaacTAACTACTTTTTcttgaatactgaataaaataaaatgtacttaATTGGTATTGGTAGATCAGAATAATTACTACTTTTAAATAATAagcagatattattattattattatattatattattcttGAATATTGAGTAATTAGTATGTACTAAATTGGCAGATCAAACAAATTACTACTTGTTGAATAATTAGTCGGTACTGAAAACTACTATTTCTTGAATACCGAATAATTAGTATGTATTAAATTGGTAGATCTGAGTAATTACTACTTTTTGAATAATTACTAGGTACTGAAAACTACTATTTTTTGAATTCCAGATAATTAGTATGTACTTAATTGGTATTGATAGACAAGTAATAGTCTATCAAGTAGAATAATTACTACTTTTGAATAATTACCACATTACTAAACAATAAGTAGGCACTGAAAAAAATACTTGAATGAAAAATACTcttgaatactgaataattagtatgtaCTAAATTGGTAGATCAATAtaacaaataattaatatttgttgagtaattagtaggtactgaaaaCAGATTTTTcttgaatactgaataattagtatatACTAAATTGGTAGATCAGAGTAATTACTACTTGTTGAATAATTAAAAGGTACTGAAAACTACTTTTtattgaatactgaataattagtatgcACTAAATTGGTGGATCAAACTAACTACTActttttgaataattagtaggtactacaAACTACTATTTCTTGAATTCCAGATAATTAGTATAAACTTAATTAGTATTGGTAGATAAGAATAATTACtacttttgaattattagcacATTACTAGACAATAGGTAGGCactaaaaaaaacccttttcttgaatattgaataattagtatgtaCTAAATTGGAAGACCAGAGTAAGTAttgttgaataattagtaggtactgattttttttcttgaatattgaataattagcaTGTCCTAAATTGGTAGATCAAACGAATTACTACTTGTTGAATAATTAAAAGGTACTGAAAACTACTTTTtattgaatactgaataatcagtatGTACTAAATTAGTAAATCAAACTAATTACTATTtgttgaataattagtatgtaCTAAATTGGTAGATCAATATaacaaataattattatttgttgaataattagtaggtactgaaaaCAATACTTTTCAtggaatactgaataattagcatgTACTAAATTGGTAGATCAGAGTAATTACTACTTGTAGAATAATTAAAAGGTACTGAAAACTACTTTTTATTGAATACGGAATAATCAATATGTACTAAATTGGAAGATCAGAGTAAGTAttgttgaataattagtaggtactgaattttctttcttaaatattaaataattagcaTGTATTAAATTGGTAGATCAAAGTAATTACTACTTTTTGAATAATTAGCACATTACTAGacaattagtaggtactgaaaaCAATACTTTTcattgaatactgaataattagtatgtaCTAAATTGGAAGATCAGAGTAAGTAttgttgaataattagtaggtactgaattttctttcttaaatattaaataattagcaTGTACTAAATTGGTAGATCAAAGTAATTACTACttgttgaataattagtaggtactgaaaaCTACTTTTtattgaatactgaataatcagtatGTACTAAATTGGAAGAGCCGAGTAATTACTACTTTTTGAATAATTAGCACATTACTagataattagtaggtactgaaaaCAATACTttttactgaatactgaataattagtatgtaCTAAATTGGAAGATCAGAGTAAGTAttgttgaataattagtaggtactgaattttttttcttaaatattaaataattagtatGTACTAAATTGGTAGATCAAAGTAATTACTACTTGTTGAATAATTAAAAGGTACTGAAAACTACTTTTtattgaatactgaataatcagtatGTACTAAATTGGAAGATCAGAGTAAGTAttgttgaataattagtaggtactgaattttctttcttaaatattaaataattagtatGTACTAAATTGGTAGATCAGAGTAAGTAttgttaaataattaaaaggtaCTGAAAACAATACTTTTtattgaatactgaataatcagtatGTACTAAATTGGAAGAGCCGAGTAATTACTACTTTTTGAATAATTAGCACATTACTAGacaattagtaggtactgaaaaCAATACTTTTCAttgaatactaaataattagtatgtACTAAATTGGAAGATCAGAGTAAGTAttgttgaataattagtaggtactgaattttctttcttaaatattaaataattagcaTGTACTAAATTGGTAGATC carries:
- the scoca gene encoding short coiled-coil protein A isoform X3, producing the protein MNCDMDGDMENQVELEEKTRLINQVLELQHTLEDLSARVDAVKEENLKLKSENQVLGQYIENLMSASSVFQTTDTKSKRK
- the scoca gene encoding short coiled-coil protein A isoform X2; this encodes MEGEVDEDDGTFTNISLADDSGDSPAALHSRQEDEYFAMNCDMDDMENQVELEEKTRLINQVLELQHTLEDLSARVDAVKEENLKLKSENQVLGQYIENLMSASSVFQTTDTKSKRK
- the scoca gene encoding short coiled-coil protein A isoform X1 — its product is MEGEVDEDDGTFTNISLADDSGDSPAALHSRQEDEYFAMNCDMDGDMENQVELEEKTRLINQVLELQHTLEDLSARVDAVKEENLKLKSENQVLGQYIENLMSASSVFQTTDTKSKRK
- the scoca gene encoding short coiled-coil protein A isoform X4, coding for MNCDMDDMENQVELEEKTRLINQVLELQHTLEDLSARVDAVKEENLKLKSENQVLGQYIENLMSASSVFQTTDTKSKRK